Proteins encoded together in one Oryzias latipes chromosome 11, ASM223467v1 window:
- the LOC101171927 gene encoding syncoilin isoform X1 — translation MDDNKDDCPSGFSQLFIQEDDSNRSIMEQGECSEQPPGRGSGEARLKESSQVKPYLQEMDVLLKSCSELTGISHKLVSESEMSDGSDEVSGEAAEGSCRSFQAYLSTSYIDTHIDGAGAEVAAEPGLGGGGATEASPLTSAGNRLSQSMVEYEGQLMGMLAMLERCMEEAGMDFEPQDWTPDSAQEYVHISKSPRRYRGTTLGALIQEGMETDPKFESSGEGDTVSTEDESRTTLSRNQESPPLSWEKMDRIAKEKSEGLHHPHFMFSGLLLSTGQTEEHSRSCDDTPEPDFIDSREAESREFRETFGQESTLSHSGKLDSQMDVCIERVQQLERKRRELLVEVLQLRSQKDEEEEDGQNRHEEESEELMESKVVELMNAFKKEEEARREESKREIQGLKEERAEEEKKVWKVDLERQGLQEQIRTLKTKLFSMVRDCVYSQAALNHQRREAELQKREEERLNGLLLQLKEEGCRLRSAHQQHLKELQTQLQALNSKTCSSQEELGRCWRRSCGDVEEFLQRERKALEDRFEPVLLALLKRRDATAGALLKAKEQSQELRGQLTPLREEVQKLLLQRACLGEKAKLIEVQRQEEADGFKERLFHLEENRRTLKTELEIQRRKNKEMEETRELLTKQLLLHRAVNDEGNNQEEKS, via the exons ATGGATGACAACAAGGATGATTGTCCTTCTGGCTTCTCACAGCTCTTCATCCAAGAGGATGACTCTAACAGATCCATCATGGAACAGGGAGAGTGCAGCGAACAGCCACCAGGGCGTGGTTCAGGAGAAGCACGGCTCAAAGAATCTTCTCAGGTGAAGCCATATCTGCAGGAGATGGACGTCTTACTGAAGAGCTGCTCAGAGCTGACTGGAATTTCCCACAAGTTAGTGAGCGAAAGTGAAATGAGTGACGGGTCGGATGAGGTTTCAGGAGAAGCTGCTGAAGGATCATGCAGGTCTTTCCAGGCTTATCTGTCCACCAGCTACATCGACACACATATAGACGGAGCTGGAGCAGAAGTCGCAGCAGAACCGGGACTCGGCGGAGGCGGCGCCACAGAAGCTTCTCCCCTCACTTCAGCGGGAAACAGACTGAGTCAAAGCATGGTGGAGTATGAAGGACAGCTCATGGGGATGCTGGCCATGCTGGAGAGGTGCATGGAAGAGGCTGGCATGGACTTTGAGCCCCAAGACTGGACGCCAGATTCAGCTCAGGAGTATGTGCACATCAGCAAGAGCCCTCGTAGGTACAGAGGCACCACCCTTGGAGCTTTAATCCAAGAAGGGATGGAGACCGATCCAAAGTTTGAATCCTCTGGAGAAGGAGACACAGTGTCCACAGAGGATGAGAGCAGAACAACTCTGAGTAGAAACCAGGAGAGTCCTCCACTCAGCTGGGAGAAGATGGACCGCATTGCAAAGGAGAAATCAGAAGGTCTTCATCATCCACACTTTATGTTTTCAGGTCTACTGCTGTCTACAGGACAAACTGAGGAACATTCCCGGTCCTGTGATGACACACCAGAACCAGATTTTATTGACTCACGGGAAGCTGAGAGCCGTGAATTCAGAGAGACGTTCGGTCAAGAATCCACTCTGAGTCACTCAGGAAAGCTTGATTCTCAGATGGACGTCTGCATAGAGAGAGTGCAGCagctggagaggaagaggagggagctGCTGGTGGAGGTCCTCCAGCTTCGAAGccagaaagatgaagaggaggaagacggaCAGAACCGACATGAAGAGGAGTCAGAGGAGTTGATGGAAAGCAAGGTGGTGGAGTTGATGAACGCTTTCaagaaggaagaggaggcgAGACGAGAGGAGAGCAAAAGAGAGATTCAAGGTCTGAAAGAAGAGAGagctgaggaggagaagaaggtgTGGAAGGTGGACCTGGAGAGGCAGGGGCTGCAGGAGCAGATCCGGACACTAAAGACCAAGCTCTTCTCAATGGTCAGGGACTGCGTGTACAGCCAGGCAGCTCTGAACCACCAACGCCGTGAGGCGGAGCTGCAGAAGAGAGAGGAG GAGAGACTAAACGGCCTGCTGCTCCAGCTGAAAGAGGAAGGCTGTCGGCTCAGATCGGCACATCAGCAACATCTCAAGGAATTGCAAACACAGCTTCAGGCCCTGAACTCAAAGACCTGCAGCTCTCAGGAAGAGCTGGGCAGGTGCTGGAGGCGCTCCTGTGGAGACGTGGAGGAGTTCCTGCAAAGGGAGCGCAAAGCACTGGAGGACAG GTTTGAGCCCGTTTTGCTGGCCTTGTTGAAACGGAGAGATGCAACAGCCGGTGCTCTGCTGAAGGCAAAGGAGCAGAGCCAGGAGCTGAGGGGGCAGCTCACTCCTCTGAGAGAGGAGGTCCAGAAACTGCTCCTGCAGAGGGCCTGCTTAGGGGAGAAAGCCAAACTCATTGAAGTTCAGCGGCAGGAGGAGGCGGATGGCTTCAAG GAACGACTGTTCCATCTGGAGGAGAACAGAAGAACCCTGAAGACGGAGTTGGAAATtcagaggagaaaaaacaaagagatggaGGAGACGAGGGAGCTCCTCACCAAGCAGCTCCTGCTTCACAG GGCCGTAAATGACGAGGGAAACAATCAAGAGGAGAAAAGCTGA
- the LOC101171927 gene encoding syncoilin isoform X2 — protein MEQGECSEQPPGRGSGEARLKESSQVKPYLQEMDVLLKSCSELTGISHKLVSESEMSDGSDEVSGEAAEGSCRSFQAYLSTSYIDTHIDGAGAEVAAEPGLGGGGATEASPLTSAGNRLSQSMVEYEGQLMGMLAMLERCMEEAGMDFEPQDWTPDSAQEYVHISKSPRRYRGTTLGALIQEGMETDPKFESSGEGDTVSTEDESRTTLSRNQESPPLSWEKMDRIAKEKSEGLHHPHFMFSGLLLSTGQTEEHSRSCDDTPEPDFIDSREAESREFRETFGQESTLSHSGKLDSQMDVCIERVQQLERKRRELLVEVLQLRSQKDEEEEDGQNRHEEESEELMESKVVELMNAFKKEEEARREESKREIQGLKEERAEEEKKVWKVDLERQGLQEQIRTLKTKLFSMVRDCVYSQAALNHQRREAELQKREEERLNGLLLQLKEEGCRLRSAHQQHLKELQTQLQALNSKTCSSQEELGRCWRRSCGDVEEFLQRERKALEDRFEPVLLALLKRRDATAGALLKAKEQSQELRGQLTPLREEVQKLLLQRACLGEKAKLIEVQRQEEADGFKERLFHLEENRRTLKTELEIQRRKNKEMEETRELLTKQLLLHRAVNDEGNNQEEKS, from the exons ATGGAACAGGGAGAGTGCAGCGAACAGCCACCAGGGCGTGGTTCAGGAGAAGCACGGCTCAAAGAATCTTCTCAGGTGAAGCCATATCTGCAGGAGATGGACGTCTTACTGAAGAGCTGCTCAGAGCTGACTGGAATTTCCCACAAGTTAGTGAGCGAAAGTGAAATGAGTGACGGGTCGGATGAGGTTTCAGGAGAAGCTGCTGAAGGATCATGCAGGTCTTTCCAGGCTTATCTGTCCACCAGCTACATCGACACACATATAGACGGAGCTGGAGCAGAAGTCGCAGCAGAACCGGGACTCGGCGGAGGCGGCGCCACAGAAGCTTCTCCCCTCACTTCAGCGGGAAACAGACTGAGTCAAAGCATGGTGGAGTATGAAGGACAGCTCATGGGGATGCTGGCCATGCTGGAGAGGTGCATGGAAGAGGCTGGCATGGACTTTGAGCCCCAAGACTGGACGCCAGATTCAGCTCAGGAGTATGTGCACATCAGCAAGAGCCCTCGTAGGTACAGAGGCACCACCCTTGGAGCTTTAATCCAAGAAGGGATGGAGACCGATCCAAAGTTTGAATCCTCTGGAGAAGGAGACACAGTGTCCACAGAGGATGAGAGCAGAACAACTCTGAGTAGAAACCAGGAGAGTCCTCCACTCAGCTGGGAGAAGATGGACCGCATTGCAAAGGAGAAATCAGAAGGTCTTCATCATCCACACTTTATGTTTTCAGGTCTACTGCTGTCTACAGGACAAACTGAGGAACATTCCCGGTCCTGTGATGACACACCAGAACCAGATTTTATTGACTCACGGGAAGCTGAGAGCCGTGAATTCAGAGAGACGTTCGGTCAAGAATCCACTCTGAGTCACTCAGGAAAGCTTGATTCTCAGATGGACGTCTGCATAGAGAGAGTGCAGCagctggagaggaagaggagggagctGCTGGTGGAGGTCCTCCAGCTTCGAAGccagaaagatgaagaggaggaagacggaCAGAACCGACATGAAGAGGAGTCAGAGGAGTTGATGGAAAGCAAGGTGGTGGAGTTGATGAACGCTTTCaagaaggaagaggaggcgAGACGAGAGGAGAGCAAAAGAGAGATTCAAGGTCTGAAAGAAGAGAGagctgaggaggagaagaaggtgTGGAAGGTGGACCTGGAGAGGCAGGGGCTGCAGGAGCAGATCCGGACACTAAAGACCAAGCTCTTCTCAATGGTCAGGGACTGCGTGTACAGCCAGGCAGCTCTGAACCACCAACGCCGTGAGGCGGAGCTGCAGAAGAGAGAGGAG GAGAGACTAAACGGCCTGCTGCTCCAGCTGAAAGAGGAAGGCTGTCGGCTCAGATCGGCACATCAGCAACATCTCAAGGAATTGCAAACACAGCTTCAGGCCCTGAACTCAAAGACCTGCAGCTCTCAGGAAGAGCTGGGCAGGTGCTGGAGGCGCTCCTGTGGAGACGTGGAGGAGTTCCTGCAAAGGGAGCGCAAAGCACTGGAGGACAG GTTTGAGCCCGTTTTGCTGGCCTTGTTGAAACGGAGAGATGCAACAGCCGGTGCTCTGCTGAAGGCAAAGGAGCAGAGCCAGGAGCTGAGGGGGCAGCTCACTCCTCTGAGAGAGGAGGTCCAGAAACTGCTCCTGCAGAGGGCCTGCTTAGGGGAGAAAGCCAAACTCATTGAAGTTCAGCGGCAGGAGGAGGCGGATGGCTTCAAG GAACGACTGTTCCATCTGGAGGAGAACAGAAGAACCCTGAAGACGGAGTTGGAAATtcagaggagaaaaaacaaagagatggaGGAGACGAGGGAGCTCCTCACCAAGCAGCTCCTGCTTCACAG GGCCGTAAATGACGAGGGAAACAATCAAGAGGAGAAAAGCTGA